In Amycolatopsis jiangsuensis, the following proteins share a genomic window:
- a CDS encoding type I polyketide synthase, with protein MMATPEELVAALRESVKENSRLTARNRELAEAAREPVAIIGMGCRYPGGVDSPEALWDLVAAGEDAISAFPADRGWNLAELFHPDPDHPGTSYAREGGFLLDAAEFDAEFFGVSPREALAMDPQQRLLLQVSWEAVERAGLDAAALKGSPTGVFAGIMYHDYATGVGELPEGVEGFLGTGTAGSVLSGRVAYSFGFEGPAVSVDTACSSSLVSVHLAAQALRAGECTLALAGGATVMAVPDTFVEFSRQRGLAPDGRCKSFGAGADGTGWAEGAGVLLLEKLSDAVRNGHPVLAVVAGSAVNSDGASNGLTAPNGPAQQRVIRAALANAGLSTTDVDVVEAHGTGTKLGDPIEADTLLATYGQGREVPLYLGSVKSNLGHTQAAAGVAGIIKMVEALRRGELPRTLHADEPSPHVAWDSGAVELLTGHRAWPSVDRPRAAAVSSFGISGTNSHVVLRQAPEPAPTDGERRRPARIPWILSARTEDALPRLAERLRTVGGDPLDIAYSLATGRAGLPFRAAVTGADEAELRAGLDALAEGRGTVERAGSGKLALLCTGQGAQRVGMGAGLAAVFPAFATAYEEVCALLPGVRDITDADVLARTENAQPALFAFEVAMAALLRSWGVTPDFLLGHSIGEFAAAYIAGVWSLEDAAKLVTARGRLMGALPAGGAMVALQATEDELDLPDGVGIAAVNGPSSVVLSGEEAAVLAVAARFPQRRAKRLPVSHAFHSALMDGMLADFRAAARSVTYAEPRIPVVSGLTGDVADLRDPEYWVRQVREAVRFADGVRTLHSRGVRRFVEIGPDASLTALAADCVADGVFVPMQRKDSGEAAAADLGRARLFTAGVGIDWAGIFDGTGARRVELPTYPFRRDRFWLAATDRNAPPARRYEVTWRPIEPAPAAEAHWTVYAPEAHAWAEAAAKALGALHVTELPQDGPVLAFPDSAAGLAALLRDTPAKIWCATTDPGVFAVGRVAAIEQPRRWGGCVELPGQPDEVAVARLCAVLGGPEDEVAIREDGVYARRFVPAAPAPAGWTTSGTALVTGGTGALGAVVAERLASAGSEHLVLLSRRGEDAPGAAELRERLTALGAQVTIHACDAADHAALSTVVTSLDELRVVVHTAGVLDDALLDEATPDRFEAVARPKVTGARNLRELTHDLDALVLFSSVAGVLGNGGQAAYAAANAELDALARQWRAEGVPAVSIAWGPWAEGGMAEAVDDDVRRKGLRPMPPEAAAEEFVRAIVAGEPEVTVADFDWPSFFESFRNAPALAEIPRPGAEAAAESSTVDLRAQLAGLIEPQQRRLLVQLVRDTVARVLGHPDSAKIGPDRAFTELGFDSLTAVELRNRLDAATGLAVPATLVFDHPTPAALAGYLWQELAETGPAPADLDGLLERLEAALDRLEPDGAEHARASERLRALAGRLSGPDFVPSSDEDLFAFIDQQLDA; from the coding sequence CTGATGGCGACACCCGAGGAACTGGTTGCCGCGCTGCGGGAATCGGTAAAGGAGAACAGCAGGCTGACCGCGCGGAACCGGGAACTCGCCGAGGCCGCGCGGGAACCCGTGGCGATCATCGGGATGGGCTGCCGCTACCCCGGTGGCGTGGACTCGCCGGAGGCCCTGTGGGACCTGGTCGCGGCCGGCGAGGACGCGATCTCGGCGTTCCCCGCCGACCGCGGCTGGAACCTCGCCGAGCTGTTCCACCCCGATCCCGACCACCCCGGCACGTCCTACGCGCGTGAAGGCGGCTTCCTGCTCGACGCCGCCGAGTTCGACGCCGAGTTCTTCGGTGTCTCGCCGCGCGAGGCACTGGCGATGGATCCGCAGCAGCGGCTGCTCCTGCAGGTCAGCTGGGAGGCGGTGGAACGCGCCGGGCTCGACGCGGCCGCGCTCAAGGGCAGCCCGACCGGCGTGTTCGCCGGGATCATGTACCACGACTACGCCACCGGCGTCGGCGAGCTGCCCGAAGGGGTCGAAGGCTTCCTCGGCACCGGCACCGCCGGCAGCGTGCTCTCCGGACGCGTCGCCTACAGCTTCGGGTTCGAAGGGCCGGCCGTCTCCGTCGACACGGCGTGCTCGTCGTCGCTGGTGTCCGTTCACCTCGCCGCACAGGCGCTGCGGGCGGGGGAGTGCACGCTCGCACTGGCAGGCGGCGCGACCGTGATGGCCGTCCCGGACACGTTCGTCGAGTTCTCCCGCCAGCGCGGCCTCGCCCCGGACGGGCGTTGCAAGTCGTTCGGCGCGGGTGCCGACGGAACCGGCTGGGCCGAGGGTGCCGGCGTACTGCTGCTGGAGAAGCTGTCCGACGCGGTCCGCAACGGCCATCCCGTGCTCGCCGTCGTCGCGGGGTCCGCGGTCAACTCCGACGGCGCTTCCAACGGCCTCACCGCCCCCAACGGCCCGGCACAGCAACGTGTCATCCGCGCCGCGCTGGCGAACGCCGGACTGTCCACAACGGACGTCGACGTCGTGGAGGCGCACGGCACCGGCACGAAGCTGGGTGACCCGATCGAGGCCGACACGCTGCTGGCCACCTACGGCCAGGGCCGCGAGGTGCCGCTGTACCTCGGGTCGGTCAAGTCGAACCTCGGACACACCCAGGCCGCCGCCGGCGTCGCCGGGATCATCAAAATGGTCGAGGCGCTGCGTCGCGGCGAGCTCCCCCGCACGCTGCACGCCGACGAGCCGTCACCGCACGTGGCCTGGGACTCCGGTGCGGTCGAACTGCTCACCGGGCACCGCGCCTGGCCCTCGGTGGACCGCCCGCGGGCGGCCGCCGTGTCCTCGTTCGGCATCAGCGGCACCAACTCCCACGTCGTCCTGCGGCAAGCCCCCGAGCCGGCGCCCACCGACGGGGAACGCCGCCGGCCCGCCCGTATCCCGTGGATCCTGTCCGCGCGCACCGAGGACGCCTTGCCCCGGCTGGCGGAACGGCTGCGGACCGTCGGCGGCGACCCGCTCGACATCGCGTACTCCCTCGCCACCGGCCGGGCGGGGTTGCCGTTCCGCGCCGCCGTCACCGGTGCCGACGAAGCCGAGCTCCGCGCCGGGCTCGACGCGCTCGCCGAAGGCCGCGGGACCGTCGAACGCGCGGGCAGCGGCAAGCTGGCTCTTCTCTGCACCGGCCAGGGTGCGCAGCGCGTCGGCATGGGTGCCGGGCTGGCCGCGGTGTTCCCCGCGTTCGCCACCGCGTACGAGGAAGTCTGCGCACTGCTGCCCGGGGTCCGTGACATCACCGACGCCGACGTGCTGGCCCGCACGGAGAACGCGCAGCCCGCGCTGTTCGCGTTCGAAGTCGCGATGGCCGCGCTGCTGCGGTCCTGGGGCGTCACGCCCGACTTCCTGCTCGGCCACTCGATCGGCGAGTTCGCCGCCGCATACATCGCGGGTGTGTGGTCGTTGGAGGACGCCGCGAAGCTGGTCACCGCCCGCGGGCGGCTGATGGGTGCGCTGCCCGCGGGTGGCGCGATGGTCGCCTTGCAGGCCACCGAAGACGAACTCGACCTGCCCGACGGGGTCGGTATCGCCGCGGTCAACGGGCCGTCGTCGGTCGTGCTGTCCGGTGAGGAGGCCGCGGTGCTGGCCGTCGCCGCGCGTTTTCCGCAGCGGCGGGCCAAGCGGCTGCCCGTGAGCCACGCCTTCCACTCCGCGCTGATGGACGGCATGCTCGCCGACTTCCGCGCGGCCGCACGGAGCGTCACTTACGCCGAGCCGCGGATCCCCGTGGTCTCCGGCCTCACCGGTGACGTCGCCGACCTCCGGGACCCGGAGTACTGGGTGCGGCAGGTGCGGGAAGCCGTCCGGTTCGCCGACGGCGTCCGCACCCTGCACAGCCGAGGTGTCCGCCGGTTCGTCGAGATCGGGCCGGACGCCTCCCTGACCGCGCTCGCCGCCGACTGCGTGGCCGACGGCGTCTTCGTGCCCATGCAACGCAAGGACTCCGGCGAAGCGGCCGCCGCAGACCTCGGCCGGGCGCGGCTGTTCACCGCGGGCGTGGGCATCGACTGGGCCGGGATCTTCGACGGCACCGGCGCGCGCCGCGTCGAGCTGCCGACCTACCCGTTCCGGCGGGATCGCTTCTGGCTCGCGGCCACCGACCGGAACGCTCCGCCCGCCCGGCGTTACGAAGTCACCTGGCGCCCGATCGAACCGGCACCGGCGGCGGAGGCGCACTGGACCGTGTATGCGCCCGAAGCTCACGCCTGGGCGGAAGCCGCGGCGAAGGCCCTCGGCGCCCTCCACGTCACCGAGCTTCCGCAGGACGGTCCTGTGCTGGCGTTCCCGGACAGTGCTGCCGGGCTCGCGGCGCTCCTGCGCGACACACCGGCGAAGATCTGGTGCGCCACCACCGATCCCGGTGTTTTCGCGGTCGGCCGTGTCGCGGCGATCGAGCAGCCGCGTCGCTGGGGCGGCTGCGTCGAGCTGCCCGGTCAGCCGGACGAGGTCGCCGTCGCGCGCCTGTGTGCCGTCCTCGGCGGCCCGGAAGACGAGGTCGCGATCCGCGAAGACGGCGTGTACGCACGCCGGTTTGTCCCGGCCGCGCCCGCACCGGCGGGGTGGACGACTTCGGGCACCGCACTGGTCACCGGTGGCACGGGCGCGCTCGGCGCGGTCGTGGCCGAACGGCTGGCCAGCGCCGGATCGGAGCACCTGGTGCTGCTGTCGCGCCGTGGCGAGGACGCGCCGGGCGCAGCCGAGCTGCGCGAACGGCTCACCGCGCTCGGGGCCCAGGTCACCATCCACGCCTGCGACGCCGCCGACCACGCCGCACTGTCCACAGTGGTCACGAGCCTGGACGAGCTGCGGGTCGTGGTGCACACCGCGGGCGTCCTCGACGACGCGCTCCTCGACGAGGCCACCCCCGACCGGTTCGAGGCGGTCGCCCGGCCGAAGGTGACCGGCGCCCGCAACCTGCGGGAGCTGACGCACGACCTCGACGCTCTGGTGCTCTTCTCGTCCGTGGCCGGGGTGCTCGGCAACGGCGGCCAGGCCGCCTACGCGGCCGCGAACGCCGAACTCGACGCGCTTGCCCGGCAGTGGCGCGCCGAGGGGGTTCCGGCTGTGTCGATCGCCTGGGGTCCGTGGGCCGAAGGCGGCATGGCCGAAGCCGTCGACGACGACGTGCGGCGCAAGGGCCTGCGTCCGATGCCTCCCGAAGCGGCGGCCGAGGAGTTCGTCCGCGCGATCGTGGCGGGCGAGCCGGAGGTGACCGTCGCCGACTTCGACTGGCCGTCGTTCTTCGAAAGCTTCCGGAACGCCCCGGCGCTGGCCGAGATTCCCCGGCCCGGGGCCGAGGCCGCGGCGGAGTCGTCCACAGTGGACCTGCGGGCGCAGCTGGCCGGGCTGATCGAACCGCAGCAGCGGCGGCTGCTCGTCCAGCTCGTGCGGGACACAGTCGCGCGCGTGCTCGGTCACCCGGACAGCGCGAAGATCGGGCCGGACCGCGCGTTCACCGAACTGGGTTTCGACTCCCTGACCGCGGTCGAGCTGCGTAACCGGCTCGACGCCGCCACCGGGCTGGCCGTACCGGCCACGCTCGTGTTCGACCATCCGACCCCGGCGGCCCTCGCCGGGTACCTCTGGCAGGAACTGGCGGAGACCGGCCCGGCCCCGGCCGACCTCGATGGGCTGCTCGAGCGCCTCGAAGCGGCACTGGACCGGCTCGAACCCGACGGTGCGGAGCACGCCCGCGCGAGCGAACGCCTGCGGGCCCTCGCCGGCAGGCTGAGCGGCCCGGACTTCGTGCCCTCGTCCGACGAGGACCTCTTCGCCTTCATTGACCAGCAACTCGACGCCTGA